One window of Nitrospirae bacterium YQR-1 genomic DNA carries:
- the lptC gene encoding LPS export ABC transporter periplasmic protein LptC, whose amino-acid sequence MKNAIPVIIIVATVIFYISVIRTETDLTKNVKILHGESMMENVHIYRSTSSKSVWEARVNKVTLEESRKNAKIEGIEVDFLESGLTVQAKGGFYNLSKNAVTIEGDVTAFNKDYKITSKDISVDFKNQTLSSESGVTIAGKNYTVRADSFDTSKGEIVKLNGNVKVVYN is encoded by the coding sequence ATGAAAAATGCTATACCGGTAATAATAATTGTGGCAACAGTGATATTTTATATTTCAGTGATAAGAACGGAGACAGACTTAACAAAAAATGTTAAAATTCTACACGGAGAGTCTATGATGGAAAATGTGCATATTTACAGAAGCACAAGCTCTAAAAGTGTTTGGGAGGCGAGAGTGAACAAAGTAACGTTGGAAGAGAGCCGTAAGAATGCAAAAATTGAAGGAATAGAGGTGGATTTCCTGGAAAGCGGCTTAACGGTTCAAGCCAAAGGCGGTTTTTATAATCTCTCTAAGAACGCTGTAACGATAGAGGGCGATGTAACGGCTTTCAATAAAGACTATAAAATAACTTCAAAGGACATATCCGTTGACTTTAAAAACCAGACGCTTAGTTCTGAAAGCGGCGTTACAATTGCCGGAAAGAACTATACGGTAAGGGCGGATTCTTTTGACACATCAAAGGGTGAGATTGTTAAACTAAACGGTAACGTTAAAGTCGTTTATAACTGA
- the lptB gene encoding LPS export ABC transporter ATP-binding protein: MNTIEATGLKKSYSKKTVVQNLSLTLKTGEIVGLLGPNGAGKTTTFYMLTGIVRHDAGSIRLNGEDIGSLAMYVRARRGISYLPQDTSIFRKLTVAQNIQAVLEIKGIADTADTVQRVLEEFAISHIAGNMAYTLSGGERRRTEIARAIATDPVFILFDEPFTGIDPIAIIELKKMLSYLKNRGLGVLITDHNVRDTLSITDRAYIINHGEVLDEGTPEQLINNRNVKQAYLGEDFTL; this comes from the coding sequence ATGAACACAATAGAGGCAACAGGATTGAAAAAGAGTTACTCTAAAAAAACTGTAGTGCAAAACCTGAGTTTAACTCTTAAAACCGGGGAGATAGTCGGACTTTTAGGTCCTAACGGTGCCGGCAAGACTACCACTTTTTACATGTTAACAGGCATTGTCAGGCATGATGCCGGCTCAATACGGCTAAACGGGGAGGACATCGGCTCCCTTGCGATGTACGTAAGGGCAAGACGCGGAATTTCATATTTGCCTCAGGATACCTCGATTTTCAGAAAACTCACCGTAGCTCAAAACATACAGGCTGTCCTGGAGATTAAGGGTATCGCAGATACAGCCGATACAGTACAAAGAGTGCTTGAGGAGTTTGCCATATCGCATATTGCCGGCAACATGGCATATACACTTTCGGGGGGCGAGAGAAGGCGCACGGAAATAGCCCGTGCCATTGCTACCGACCCTGTGTTTATTCTCTTTGATGAGCCCTTTACAGGAATAGACCCTATAGCGATAATAGAACTAAAAAAGATGCTGTCCTACTTAAAAAATCGGGGACTGGGGGTGCTTATAACAGACCACAACGTCAGAGACACGCTTTCTATTACCGACAGGGCATACATCATAAACCACGGAGAGGTACTTGATGAGGGCACACCGGAGCAGCTTATCAATAACCGTAACGTTAAACAAGCGTATCTGGGAGAGGATTTTACTCTGTAA
- the lptA gene encoding lipopolysaccharide transport periplasmic protein LptA, whose product MENKSGLSIKAYALCMVFFIVTAFSAASRTLYAAPPSDNESTSLKLFKSDKNVPLVITSNQLSTDNKNKTATFIGSVKAIKGDTTFYADKMVVYYTDDQSKIKQIDSTGNTKLVRGEKVITAAKTVYYGGADEHVVFTGNPEAIDGKNKIIGSKMTYYMKDDRSVVENSRAHLEDK is encoded by the coding sequence ATGGAAAATAAAAGCGGTTTAAGCATAAAGGCGTATGCACTCTGTATGGTGTTTTTTATAGTAACGGCATTTTCCGCAGCAAGTCGCACCCTTTATGCTGCACCACCCTCTGACAACGAGTCCACATCTCTGAAATTATTTAAAAGTGATAAAAATGTACCCCTTGTTATTACAAGTAATCAGTTAAGCACGGACAACAAAAACAAGACGGCAACTTTTATAGGGTCAGTTAAAGCCATAAAGGGGGATACTACATTTTATGCAGATAAGATGGTTGTTTATTACACAGATGACCAGTCTAAAATAAAACAAATAGACTCAACGGGCAACACAAAGCTTGTACGCGGCGAGAAGGTAATAACAGCCGCCAAAACCGTTTACTATGGCGGAGCCGATGAACATGTGGTCTTTACCGGTAACCCTGAGGCAATAGACGGCAAGAACAAAATAATCGGTTCTAAAATGACCTACTACATGAAAGATGACCGCTCTGTCGTGGAAAACAGCCGTGCCCACCTTGAGGATAAATGA
- a CDS encoding glycosyltransferase family 4 protein → MRILQIIYESEDSPFGFGGAGVRAYEIYSRLTDRHEITLLCMKYKGAKDGIKSGLSHIFAGTENDNLTKSVIAYTFKAGRYIKKWGGSFDIIVENFLPSTPFFTKFLTSTPVVLQVQGILEKHSFNKFSPLYSIPMFSVESFYPSLYDRLLFVSEVTRRKVMSNISMRNAISTVIPNGVNQELLETEPTEKPYVLFFSRIDIYTKGLDILMRAFHEIADKYPEITIKLAGYEFDNASLLIAKQSQKLRQRIQYVGFVTGPEKIKLLQEAMLVVLPSRHESQPVSIVEAAACAKPVIVSDVDELSYVSENEIGLTFRSQNSESLANKLELLINDQSLRQTLGNRGRTYASKFLWDSIAQKYESFLTGFVE, encoded by the coding sequence GTGAGGATACTACAGATAATATATGAGAGTGAGGATAGTCCTTTTGGTTTTGGAGGTGCCGGCGTCAGAGCATACGAGATATACAGCAGGCTCACAGACAGACATGAGATAACCCTCTTGTGTATGAAATACAAGGGAGCGAAGGACGGGATAAAAAGCGGCCTTTCACATATCTTTGCCGGTACAGAAAATGATAATCTCACTAAGAGCGTCATTGCTTATACGTTTAAGGCAGGGCGTTATATAAAAAAATGGGGAGGGAGTTTCGACATAATTGTTGAGAACTTCCTTCCGTCAACCCCTTTTTTTACTAAATTTTTGACCTCCACACCTGTGGTGCTTCAGGTGCAGGGGATATTGGAAAAGCACTCTTTCAATAAATTCAGCCCATTGTATTCAATACCGATGTTCAGTGTGGAGAGTTTTTATCCGAGCCTCTACGACAGGCTTCTGTTTGTCTCTGAGGTGACAAGACGCAAGGTGATGTCCAATATTTCGATGAGAAATGCAATCAGCACGGTTATCCCTAACGGGGTAAATCAGGAATTGTTGGAGACAGAACCCACAGAGAAGCCGTATGTGCTTTTTTTTAGCCGCATAGACATCTACACCAAGGGGTTGGATATCCTGATGAGGGCGTTTCATGAAATAGCGGATAAGTACCCGGAGATAACAATAAAACTGGCTGGTTATGAGTTTGATAATGCCTCATTGTTGATAGCAAAGCAGAGCCAGAAGCTCAGGCAGCGGATTCAGTATGTGGGTTTTGTAACCGGACCGGAGAAAATAAAGCTGCTGCAGGAGGCGATGCTGGTGGTGCTGCCTTCACGGCATGAATCGCAGCCGGTCAGTATTGTAGAGGCGGCGGCGTGCGCTAAGCCGGTTATCGTAAGCGATGTGGATGAGTTGTCGTATGTCTCGGAAAATGAAATCGGGCTGACCTTTAGATCGCAAAACTCCGAATCTTTGGCCAATAAGCTTGAGCTGCTTATTAATGACCAATCCCTTCGACAAACACTTGGAAACCGTGGCCGCACATATGCTTCTAAATTCCTCTGGGATAGTATTGCACAAAAATATGAGAGCTTTCTAACCGGTTTTGTAGAGTGA